In Mytilus edulis chromosome 4, xbMytEdul2.2, whole genome shotgun sequence, the following proteins share a genomic window:
- the LOC139521219 gene encoding macrophage receptor MARCO-like isoform X18 has product MAEKMEVNTSVHIRVLYILIFGLYFGFFILLYCNNALWWKVESFDSVNHNNDDNSNHNTKISTENVLLNESARLKRSRTFRSPVSQTTLQECAYLTNICKEQNLGLKGDKGDKGVGGEKGEYGMSGMTGPMGPPGTAGQPGRDGAKGDKGEKGHDGLLGFPGYKGEPGPLGVKGDKGDRGIIGPGGPKGFGGPKGEIGEPGEDGIPGKRGRRGPDGLKGQKGIIGIDGPQGHTGQKGQKGENGETGGPGYRIACNCPSGEKGDKGQRGLIGFTGYKGDKGSDGLKGDTGFGLRGLPGTPGKPGSKGDTGDKGSKGACVAMESWRINSDSPSSAVQSGVKNPVEVKTENQQNDASANIISQYLIVSIILTCSFANLR; this is encoded by the exons ATGGCTGAAAAAATGGAAGTAAACACCTCGGTCCATATCCGGGTTTTGtacattttgatatttgggcTTTACTttggattttttattttactctACTGTAATAATGCCTTATGGTGGAAAGTTGAGAGTTTTGATAGTGTTAATCATAATAATGACGATAACAGCAATCATAATACTAAGATTTCAACTGAGAATGTATTACTGAACGAATCAGCTCGATTGAAAAGAAGTCGGACTTTTAGAAGTCCGGTCAGCCAAACG ACTTTGCAAGAATGCGCATATCTAACGAACATATGCAAAGAACAGAATTTAG gGCTAAAAGGAGACAAAG GTGACAAGGGAGTCGGAGGAGAGAAAGGTGAATATGGTATGTCCGGAATGACTGGACCAATGGGACCCCCTGGTACAGCTGGACAGCCAG GAAGAGACGGTGCTAAAGGTGACAAAGGAGAAAAGGGCCACGATGGTTTACTGGGATTTCCGGGCTATAAAGGAGAACCAG GACCATTAGGGGTGAAGGGTGACAAAGGAGACAGAGGAATCATAGGCCCTGGTGGCCCTAAAGGGTTTGGCGGACCTAAAG GAGAGATTGGGGAACCAGGTGAAGATGGCATTCCTGGCAAACGTGGCCGAAGAGGTCCAGACGGTCTGAAGGGTCAAAAGGGAATTATTGGAATAGATGGTCCCCAAGGTCATACAGGTCAAAAAGGTCAAAAAGGAGAGAATGGAGAAACCGGTGGACCAGGTTATAGGATCGCATGTAATT GTCCTAGTGGTGAGAAAGGTGATAAGGGACAAAGAGGATTAATAGGTTTTACTGGATATAAGGGAGATAAAG GTTCAGATGGTCTTAAGGGTGACACAG GATTTGGATTAAGAGGTCTACCAGGCACTCCTGGTAAACCTGGGAGTAAAGGGGATACCGGAGACAAGGGGTCAAAAGGAGCTTGTGTTG CAATGGAGAGTTGGAGAATCAACAGTGATTCTCCTTCATCAGCCGTGCAGTCAG GAGTAAAAAATCCAGTTGAAGTTAAAACAGAAAACCAGCAGAATGATGCAAGTGCCAATATCATCTCTCAATACCTCATCGTATCTATCATATTGACATGTAGT TTCGCAAACTTAAGATGA
- the LOC139521219 gene encoding macrophage receptor MARCO-like isoform X17 — translation MAEKMEVNTSVHIRVLYILIFGLYFGFFILLYCNNALWWKVESFDSVNHNNDDNSNHNTKISTENVLLNESARLKRSRTFRSPVSQTTLQECAYLTNICKEQNLGLKGDKGDKGVGGEKGEYGMSGMTGPMGPPGTAGQPGRDGAKGDKGEKGHDGLLGFPGYKGEPGPLGVKGDKGDRGIIGPGGPKGFGGPKGEIGEPGEDGIPGKRGRRGPDGLKGQKGIIGIDGPQGHTGQKGQKGENGETGGPGYRIACNCPSGEKGDKGQRGLIGFTGYKGDKGSDGLKGDTGFGLRGLPGTPGKPGSKGDTGDKGSKGACVVSSPLAMESWRINSDSPSSAVQSGVKNPVEVKTENQQNDASANIISQYLIVSIILTCSFANLR, via the exons ATGGCTGAAAAAATGGAAGTAAACACCTCGGTCCATATCCGGGTTTTGtacattttgatatttgggcTTTACTttggattttttattttactctACTGTAATAATGCCTTATGGTGGAAAGTTGAGAGTTTTGATAGTGTTAATCATAATAATGACGATAACAGCAATCATAATACTAAGATTTCAACTGAGAATGTATTACTGAACGAATCAGCTCGATTGAAAAGAAGTCGGACTTTTAGAAGTCCGGTCAGCCAAACG ACTTTGCAAGAATGCGCATATCTAACGAACATATGCAAAGAACAGAATTTAG gGCTAAAAGGAGACAAAG GTGACAAGGGAGTCGGAGGAGAGAAAGGTGAATATGGTATGTCCGGAATGACTGGACCAATGGGACCCCCTGGTACAGCTGGACAGCCAG GAAGAGACGGTGCTAAAGGTGACAAAGGAGAAAAGGGCCACGATGGTTTACTGGGATTTCCGGGCTATAAAGGAGAACCAG GACCATTAGGGGTGAAGGGTGACAAAGGAGACAGAGGAATCATAGGCCCTGGTGGCCCTAAAGGGTTTGGCGGACCTAAAG GAGAGATTGGGGAACCAGGTGAAGATGGCATTCCTGGCAAACGTGGCCGAAGAGGTCCAGACGGTCTGAAGGGTCAAAAGGGAATTATTGGAATAGATGGTCCCCAAGGTCATACAGGTCAAAAAGGTCAAAAAGGAGAGAATGGAGAAACCGGTGGACCAGGTTATAGGATCGCATGTAATT GTCCTAGTGGTGAGAAAGGTGATAAGGGACAAAGAGGATTAATAGGTTTTACTGGATATAAGGGAGATAAAG GTTCAGATGGTCTTAAGGGTGACACAG GATTTGGATTAAGAGGTCTACCAGGCACTCCTGGTAAACCTGGGAGTAAAGGGGATACCGGAGACAAGGGGTCAAAAGGAGCTTGTGTTG TTTCTTCCCCCTTAGCAATGGAGAGTTGGAGAATCAACAGTGATTCTCCTTCATCAGCCGTGCAGTCAG GAGTAAAAAATCCAGTTGAAGTTAAAACAGAAAACCAGCAGAATGATGCAAGTGCCAATATCATCTCTCAATACCTCATCGTATCTATCATATTGACATGTAGT TTCGCAAACTTAAGATGA